A portion of the Lysinibacillus timonensis genome contains these proteins:
- a CDS encoding DNA and RNA helicase yields the protein MNSYPTFQKGRILKLEMLENLRDYPRHLMDIYYQNYSDGIITGANIIVHQNSLTITKGIIKLNGHLFYIEQDHVMSYEETGNETIVKIRCHPEERDQDFLKYNVELLLDEHTEILPNELELARFKLKKGSRLRSDYQDLEDFSTEFNTLNIVHVLYAGFSQSTLHPAILRYFAKEVLKVGSTGSEDTMFAMLCLNNGVVERELLHLYLANRFGHDYEEYTNGQIHRYLVRILQELKAGRSTRSDMRGIGRKRILVD from the coding sequence ATGAATAGTTATCCAACCTTTCAAAAAGGACGGATCTTAAAACTAGAAATGCTTGAAAACTTGCGAGACTATCCCCGACATTTAATGGATATTTATTATCAAAACTATTCAGATGGAATTATTACAGGAGCTAATATAATTGTTCATCAGAACAGTCTTACGATTACGAAAGGAATTATTAAGCTCAATGGTCACCTCTTTTATATAGAGCAGGATCATGTAATGTCTTATGAAGAGACAGGCAATGAAACAATTGTCAAAATACGTTGTCATCCTGAAGAAAGAGATCAAGACTTTCTTAAATATAACGTGGAATTATTACTCGATGAACATACAGAAATACTCCCAAATGAACTTGAGCTCGCCCGTTTTAAATTAAAAAAAGGTTCTCGTCTACGTTCGGATTACCAAGATTTAGAGGACTTTTCTACGGAGTTTAATACGTTAAATATCGTTCACGTACTATATGCAGGTTTCAGTCAAAGCACTTTACATCCAGCCATTTTACGTTACTTTGCAAAAGAAGTGCTGAAGGTTGGAAGTACAGGCAGTGAGGATACGATGTTTGCCATGCTTTGTTTAAATAATGGAGTTGTAGAACGGGAGCTGTTGCATCTTTATCTTGCAAATCGCTTTGGTCATGACTATGAGGAATACACAAATGGGCAAATCCATCGTTATTTAGTTCGTATTTTACAAGAACTAAAGGCAGGTCGTTCTACGAGGTCTGATATGCGTGGAATTGGAAGAAAGAGAATACTCGTTGACTGA
- a CDS encoding molecular chaperone: protein MGSYSYKLYQGSEKKSNRPTYTREELEEMTTFHLRNICHKEKLVVGMIYKLERNELIETILKYLGAEKNLLIQDYKEGGFQQLEQAIKNYLRTPLTNHPHIQVPAKLTLYKGLKIDKRDQFCVKTDSGMDESNVLVINEKMELCGILNVIQDGEKGNYVLVTSGQLEMKETNNHQYSLLFFRKEDSDYLYKAYYQERVLPPVNLRYIQIPVEELVIRTLEPTKAVLAIDFGTSNTTAGAYLDDDYITSPNEHDVLMRRVRLNAINYISFPQNVEKGTEWIELLPTVIAVTNCEDRNNIQYSFGFEALKAMKKNGFSSHATVFHGIKRWVNDFSREEEIMDSQGNTAKVTRKELLRAYLKYIIETAEHQLKCRFEHLHISSPVKLKSQFLDMFQTILPEYTIESDHALDEGMAVLYNTIANQIEKNQFIEQEEYHALVIDCGGGTTDLSSCRFQIRDNRISYKLDIQTTYENGETNFGGNNVTYRIFQYLKIVFAHYYTNNKKLLDIDELIEIPGADIFRHVDDFGVQAVYEKLEEHYQQVEEILPTKFKPYENRSREDYQRVRHNFYFLWELADSMKKEFFRKTGVVRNRFDSNSGQLHENDLFVTAVDRWFLSIYENGQFKDVYDYPDMIFNIQEINHLIKADIYEIIRMFLDEFFQEGRLQQYSIIKLTGQSCRIDVFHEALKEFVPGKIIEFRQKSEEPGQVPELKLACLRGAIRYISDRKLGKIEASITNNAPITPYSVYAYTHTQNEKVLISSLKQMNLVRGTISRPLTVKEVEFFLRGNEGDIRRKFIYWNDANSYTQVLYEEIKQIYGEKVPQDETDTIANGEVKFFVFADENNWGFHILPIARKNEQLYWTRKHYFAFENELSEIDFFNGMK, encoded by the coding sequence ATGGGGAGCTATTCATACAAGCTATATCAAGGTTCAGAAAAGAAAAGCAATCGACCAACCTATACTAGAGAAGAACTCGAGGAAATGACAACCTTTCATCTTCGAAATATTTGTCATAAAGAAAAACTTGTCGTTGGGATGATTTACAAATTAGAACGAAACGAGTTAATCGAGACGATTCTCAAATATTTAGGTGCGGAGAAAAATCTTCTCATTCAAGACTATAAAGAAGGTGGATTTCAGCAACTAGAACAGGCAATAAAAAACTATCTACGAACACCACTTACAAATCATCCTCACATACAGGTCCCTGCTAAGCTGACATTATATAAGGGGTTAAAAATAGATAAACGTGATCAATTTTGCGTGAAGACAGACAGTGGAATGGACGAGTCAAATGTATTAGTCATTAATGAAAAGATGGAGTTATGTGGAATTTTAAACGTAATTCAAGACGGAGAAAAAGGTAACTACGTACTGGTGACTTCAGGCCAATTAGAGATGAAAGAAACTAACAACCATCAATATAGTTTGCTTTTCTTCCGTAAAGAAGATTCGGATTACTTATACAAAGCATATTACCAAGAACGTGTATTACCACCTGTAAATTTAAGGTATATTCAAATTCCTGTTGAGGAGCTTGTCATTCGAACATTAGAACCAACAAAAGCGGTTCTGGCAATTGATTTTGGTACTTCCAATACAACAGCGGGTGCGTACTTAGATGATGATTATATTACTTCTCCAAATGAACATGACGTTCTGATGAGAAGAGTACGTCTCAATGCCATCAACTACATTTCATTCCCACAAAATGTAGAGAAAGGAACGGAGTGGATTGAGCTTTTACCAACAGTCATTGCCGTAACGAACTGTGAGGATCGTAACAACATTCAATATAGCTTTGGGTTTGAAGCTTTAAAAGCAATGAAGAAAAATGGCTTCAGTAGCCATGCAACAGTATTCCATGGCATCAAACGCTGGGTAAATGATTTCTCTAGAGAAGAAGAAATCATGGATAGCCAAGGAAATACAGCAAAAGTAACAAGGAAAGAGCTACTTCGCGCTTATTTAAAGTACATTATTGAAACAGCCGAACATCAATTGAAATGCAGATTTGAACATTTGCATATTTCAAGTCCGGTGAAATTGAAATCACAATTTCTCGACATGTTTCAGACAATACTACCAGAATATACGATTGAATCAGACCATGCATTAGATGAAGGAATGGCTGTACTTTACAATACCATTGCCAACCAAATCGAAAAAAACCAATTTATTGAGCAGGAAGAATATCACGCCCTAGTCATTGATTGTGGAGGTGGAACAACGGACTTATCTTCCTGTCGCTTCCAAATTCGGGATAATCGTATATCGTATAAACTTGATATTCAAACAACCTATGAAAATGGGGAAACGAACTTTGGTGGAAATAATGTTACCTATCGTATCTTCCAATATTTAAAAATCGTCTTTGCCCACTACTATACGAACAACAAAAAGTTGTTAGATATTGATGAACTAATTGAAATTCCAGGTGCGGACATATTCCGTCATGTAGACGATTTTGGTGTACAGGCTGTTTATGAGAAGCTTGAAGAACATTATCAACAAGTAGAGGAAATCTTACCTACAAAATTTAAACCATATGAAAATCGAAGTCGAGAAGATTATCAGCGCGTTCGTCATAATTTTTATTTTTTATGGGAACTTGCGGATTCCATGAAGAAAGAGTTCTTTCGCAAAACAGGCGTTGTACGAAACCGATTTGACTCAAATTCCGGCCAGTTACATGAAAATGATTTATTTGTAACAGCTGTTGATCGGTGGTTCCTATCAATTTATGAGAATGGCCAGTTTAAAGATGTATACGATTACCCTGACATGATTTTTAATATTCAAGAAATCAATCACCTAATTAAAGCAGATATTTATGAAATTATTCGTATGTTTCTTGATGAGTTTTTCCAGGAAGGTCGCTTACAGCAATATTCTATTATAAAGCTGACAGGGCAATCTTGCAGAATCGATGTATTTCATGAGGCATTGAAAGAATTTGTTCCCGGAAAAATCATTGAATTTAGACAAAAATCTGAAGAACCAGGGCAAGTACCAGAGTTAAAATTAGCCTGCTTACGTGGGGCAATTCGATATATAAGCGATCGGAAATTAGGGAAAATTGAGGCGAGTATTACAAATAATGCGCCAATTACCCCTTATTCAGTCTATGCATACACACATACACAAAACGAAAAAGTACTCATTAGCTCACTAAAACAAATGAACTTAGTAAGGGGAACCATTTCAAGACCACTGACGGTAAAAGAAGTGGAGTTTTTCCTGCGCGGTAACGAGGGAGATATTCGACGTAAATTTATTTATTGGAATGACGCAAACAGCTATACACAAGTTCTATATGAAGAGATTAAACAGATTTACGGTGAAAAGGTCCCTCAAGATGAGACAGACACAATTGCAAATGGAGAAGTAAAGTTCTTTGTTTTTGCGGATGAAAACAATTGGGGGTTCCATATATTACCGATTGCCCGAAAAAATGAACAACTCTATTGGACGAGGAAACATTATTTTGCCTTTGAAAATGAATTATCTGAAATTGATTTCTTTAATGGGATGAAATAA
- a CDS encoding iron-dependent peroxidase — translation MNYIWDLVIKAENDGFDKKDLYFKPATVYSPYLELSYENLNTQLIEFDVEINPYYRFHSIFHQLLDINTTGNEELKSTLFDIVTHLLAEIDVMQGMNKREFYIRFLIEDIESGAFGDEVQNQFFYFTRLEKEQIAINLLRLYETGEAVYLLKDTVSKMFPKSICYANCNESDELLIYIGQKETEKAWAKIQLILNLFLPVFFQVDIYWEAHFGIIDVEETMRIDHIALY, via the coding sequence ATGAATTACATTTGGGATTTGGTCATCAAAGCGGAGAATGATGGATTTGACAAGAAGGATTTATATTTTAAACCCGCAACAGTCTATTCACCATATTTGGAACTAAGCTATGAAAATTTAAATACCCAACTAATTGAATTTGATGTAGAAATCAATCCATATTATCGATTTCATTCGATATTTCACCAATTACTGGATATCAATACAACGGGTAACGAAGAGTTAAAATCAACTTTATTTGATATCGTCACCCATTTACTAGCAGAAATAGACGTCATGCAAGGAATGAATAAAAGAGAATTCTATATTCGGTTTCTAATAGAGGATATTGAGTCAGGTGCATTTGGAGATGAAGTGCAGAACCAATTTTTCTATTTCACACGATTAGAAAAAGAACAAATTGCTATTAACCTTCTTCGTCTTTATGAAACTGGGGAGGCGGTCTATTTATTAAAGGATACAGTCAGTAAAATGTTTCCGAAATCAATATGTTACGCTAATTGCAATGAAAGCGATGAATTGCTAATTTATATTGGCCAAAAGGAAACAGAAAAGGCATGGGCAAAAATACAATTAATATTGAATTTGTTTTTACCGGTGTTTTTTCAAGTCGATATTTATTGGGAAGCTCATTTTGGAATTATTGATGTTGAAGAAACAATGCGAATTGATCATATTGCGCTTTATTGA